From one Pirellulales bacterium genomic stretch:
- a CDS encoding DUF58 domain-containing protein has protein sequence MPEAKRFLHPEAIKRIARLDLRARYIVEGFLSGTHRSPYFGQSVEFAEHREYTPGDDLRHIDWKVWAKQDRYYVKRYEEETNLRCTLLVDVSGSMRYGFGAFNKYEYACTLAVSLAYLLLRQQDAVGCIPFDETARTVVPLRTKRNHLQSVIAALDVSEPKQKTDLQRILRQVAESYPRRGMVVLCSDLLTQRPGLFRGLQLLRQRGHDVMVFHVMDDDELDFPFNGPTRFEGLEVPEYLTCNPRALREGYLKSLEAFLEEVRHGCRRQMIDYMLVRTSQSLDAALATFLSYRLRMHHRA, from the coding sequence ATGCCCGAAGCGAAACGATTTTTGCATCCCGAAGCGATCAAACGCATCGCCCGGCTCGACCTGCGGGCACGCTACATCGTCGAGGGGTTTCTCTCCGGCACGCACCGCAGTCCGTACTTCGGCCAGTCGGTCGAATTCGCCGAGCACCGCGAGTACACGCCCGGCGACGACCTGCGGCACATCGACTGGAAAGTCTGGGCCAAGCAAGACCGCTATTACGTGAAGCGTTACGAGGAAGAAACGAACCTCCGCTGCACGCTGCTGGTCGACGTGTCGGGCAGCATGCGTTACGGCTTCGGGGCCTTCAACAAATATGAATACGCCTGCACGCTGGCGGTGTCGTTGGCCTACCTGCTGTTGCGGCAGCAAGACGCGGTGGGCTGCATTCCGTTCGACGAAACGGCCCGCACGGTCGTGCCCTTGCGGACCAAGCGGAACCACTTGCAATCGGTGATCGCCGCTTTGGACGTGAGCGAGCCGAAGCAGAAGACCGATTTGCAGCGCATTTTGCGGCAGGTGGCCGAGAGCTATCCGCGGCGCGGCATGGTAGTGCTGTGCTCCGATCTGCTGACGCAACGGCCGGGCCTGTTCCGCGGTTTGCAGTTATTGCGGCAGCGGGGGCACGACGTGATGGTGTTTCACGTAATGGACGACGACGAGCTCGACTTTCCCTTCAACGGTCCGACGCGCTTCGAGGGGCTGGAAGTGCCGGAGTATCTCACGTGCAATCCACGCGCGTTGCGCGAGGGCTATTTGAAGTCGCTGGAGGCGTTTTTGGAAGAAGTGCGTCACGGCTGCCGGCGGCAGATGATCGACTATATGCTCGTGCGGACGAGCCAATCACTCGACGCCGCGCTGGCCACGTTTTTGAGTTATCGGCTTCGCATGCACCACCGCGCATGA